TCGGGCAATGAATCAAAATACTCACGGATAGGGTGGTAGCTTGCGCTGAAATCAGAGTAAATTAAGTTCTGAATCGTCTTTACGTTACAAGCATAGCCCAGTTCGTTCATCTCCATCCAGATGCTATTTTCCATCATCTCATCCAGTATGCGGAAAGGCTCCGGCTGTTCGGTGTCGGGGAGCCTTCGGCGATACTCCATGATATGAAGCAATTCATTGTAGCGGGTTTCATAACACTCACTGATGTGCTGTTCTATTTGCAGCATCCGTTTTTGGGTACTGTTCAGTTTGCGTGTATTGAACTCTTCACTGTGCGAGTACGCACTGTCAATCAATGAATCCGTTTCGTCCGCAGGCAAGTCGGTGAACTGGCTTTTAATAAAGGTTGCCGCTTCTTCCTGCGGGATTCCGTGCCTGTTGTATGTACATGCCAGATGATGCAGATAATTGTTCCGGTTTCCGGTGGTGTACTCTTCGGATTTGTTATGATAATAATTCAGAGTGACCATTAGTGAAACGTGCGCAAAGTGATAGTTGAGCGCAGTTTCCTCATTCACCGGATTTTTGCCTTTTGTTGTTCCTTGCTTTTCCTTTACGAGGGCTTTCTTCCTCTTCTTTTGCGATTTATAGAACATGGGCGGCTGTTCCACTACGAAAGCACTGGCATCGGGATTGAAGTAAATATGAGGGTCGTGCGAGAACAGGCAGGTGCGCCCCACATCTTGGCCGGACGTGTCAATCTCTACCTGGCAAAGTTGGGCGTAGAAAGAAGCTACTTTGTTGTAGGCGGCATTGTGGAAATCTTCTATTTCCTGAATCGTTTCGGGCAATGTCCCGTCCGGGTGGCATACGCGTACTATGATTTTCAGTCCCATACCTTTGGGGCTGACGAAGGCGATGCGGGTATGTTTACATTCTTTCGCCAGGGACAGGATGCGTGTCAACTCTTCTGGATTCAGGTGGTCGATATCTATGACGATATATCCTTGATAGCTGATGAGTGTCGCACTTGAGCGTCCACCCCGGTAGCTGGCTGAGAATGTGACGGATGGCAGCTCTTTCTTCTTCTCGTTGGCTGCTTTTTCGCCTTGCTCTTGAAAAGTGCGGCGTATTTCCTCGACCATATCCCGATACTTGGAACTGCCGATGGTGGATACAATCTCTTCTTCGGTCATTTCTGCTATGATACGGTAGAAGTCAAGGAAGATGGTAAAATGTTTCATTCTTTAGTTGTTTTTTTATTTGCGGTTGCAAAGGAACTTCTTTGTCGCGAGGTGTAAAAGAACTTTTGACATTATGGGCAGAAGTTATTAGGATTAGGGTTCGCCTAAATAACGTACAATGGTTGCCACTTGGCGGGGAGAGAGCAGACGGTTGCGTGCGTGATACCCTTCTTCTTCGAGTTCGTGTAGGAGAGTGGGGTTATGCATAATCCATCGGCGGAGAATTTGTAAAGCTACTTTTATACCAATGGTGGGGTTGTAAAGGTGAGCCAGTTCCGCTTTCGTATAGGTGCGGATAATAAAGGAATTTTCTTTGTAATTCATATCGGTTTGTTCTTGTAATATGCTATAAAGTTACTGAAAATAACAGGTTTATTAAAGGATTGGCATCGCTTTTATTCGTTGGAAATCAAGAAACTTCGTTGGGGAATATGGGCTGTGAAAGAAGTGGTATATTTGTGTCGTTAACAAGAAGGAAATGCATTTCGAATGTACGTAAACTTAAAATTAATTTATTATGGCAATGACAGTTTCTTATTCGGTAGTACCGCGCAAGAATCCTGCAAAGAAGGATGAAGCGGCAAAGTATTACGCACAGGCGCAGGCAGCCGGTGAGTTGGATTTCGAAGAATTATGCGAGGCGATTACCAGTCGTTCCACCTGTACGGAGACGGATGTGCGGGCTTCGATTTCCGGAATCCTTTATGAGGCAAAACGCTCGTTGAAAGCCGGGCGTATCGTGCGGTTGGGTGATTTGGGCAGTCTGCAAATCGGTTTGAATAGTGAAGGCGCCACATCGGTCAAAGAGTTCTCAAGCTCGATGATTAAAGGGG
The DNA window shown above is from Bacteroides faecium and carries:
- a CDS encoding BT4734/BF3469 family protein, whose translation is MKHFTIFLDFYRIIAEMTEEEIVSTIGSSKYRDMVEEIRRTFQEQGEKAANEKKKELPSVTFSASYRGGRSSATLISYQGYIVIDIDHLNPEELTRILSLAKECKHTRIAFVSPKGMGLKIIVRVCHPDGTLPETIQEIEDFHNAAYNKVASFYAQLCQVEIDTSGQDVGRTCLFSHDPHIYFNPDASAFVVEQPPMFYKSQKKRKKALVKEKQGTTKGKNPVNEETALNYHFAHVSLMVTLNYYHNKSEEYTTGNRNNYLHHLACTYNRHGIPQEEAATFIKSQFTDLPADETDSLIDSAYSHSEEFNTRKLNSTQKRMLQIEQHISECYETRYNELLHIMEYRRRLPDTEQPEPFRILDEMMENSIWMEMNELGYACNVKTIQNLIYSDFSASYHPIREYFDSLPEWDGTDYIRILADSVRTSRQSFWQECLERYLVAMCAAATRDEIVNHTVLLLCSEVQNIGKTTFINNLLPPELRAYLSTGLINPNNKDDLARVAQAMLINLDEFEGMSGRDMSAFKDLVTRKVISIRLPYARRSQNFPHSASFAGTCNYQEILHDTTGNRRYLCFHADSIEFIKINYTQLYAQIKYLLNKPGYQYWFTQEDNARLEANNEGFLFHTPEEELVLTHIRQPERFETVQHLTVSEIAELIHERTGYQYSTGSKIQIGKVMAKHNFEFKNGRNGRRYAVYVISTEQIRSNRLYE
- a CDS encoding DUF4248 domain-containing protein; amino-acid sequence: MNYKENSFIIRTYTKAELAHLYNPTIGIKVALQILRRWIMHNPTLLHELEEEGYHARNRLLSPRQVATIVRYLGEP
- a CDS encoding HU family DNA-binding protein, with product MAMTVSYSVVPRKNPAKKDEAAKYYAQAQAAGELDFEELCEAITSRSTCTETDVRASISGILYEAKRSLKAGRIVRLGDLGSLQIGLNSEGATSVKEFSSSMIKGAHIIFRPGKTLAELLKILSYQQVSTRAVAQSGSDTGKDDKDPDGGGGSGDDGETPDPAA